One genomic segment of Acinetobacter sp. C26M includes these proteins:
- the rlmN gene encoding 23S rRNA (adenine(2503)-C(2))-methyltransferase RlmN, with amino-acid sequence MSSAVVVSSENLDEKQQSVSMPVVHAAEKKVNLLGMSRAELEKFFEDLGEKKFRAGQVMKWIHQYFVTDFAEMSNISGKLREKLEKICEIKAPDVVHRNYSKDGTRKWVFRVGDGEGSLVETVLIPAEDKTGARKTLCISSQVGCALDCSFCSTGKQGFQRDLTPAEIIGQLWMANYSYMEDVPVAERERTVTNVVMMGMGEPLLNYDAVLSSMQLMLDDFAYGMSKRRVTLSTSGVVPKIDQLAQDIDVALAISLHAPNDELRNELVPINKKYPLQQLIAACQRYLAKDGNESSRRHVTIEYVMLDGVNDKPEHAQQLLKLLKNLPSKINLIPFNPFPHAPYGRSSRNRIIAFQKTLSDAGFVCTIRQTRGDDIDAACGQLVGQVADRTRRAEQWKKKVAQQQEILRTQG; translated from the coding sequence ATGAGTTCTGCAGTGGTCGTTTCATCAGAAAATTTGGATGAAAAACAACAGTCTGTTTCTATGCCTGTCGTTCATGCTGCCGAGAAAAAGGTAAATTTACTTGGCATGTCTCGAGCTGAATTAGAAAAATTCTTCGAAGATTTGGGTGAAAAAAAGTTTCGTGCAGGTCAGGTCATGAAATGGATTCATCAATATTTTGTGACTGATTTTGCTGAGATGAGCAATATCTCCGGCAAGTTACGCGAAAAATTAGAAAAAATTTGTGAAATTAAAGCCCCTGATGTGGTGCACCGCAACTACTCTAAAGATGGAACCCGTAAGTGGGTGTTCCGTGTTGGAGATGGTGAAGGTTCATTGGTTGAAACTGTTTTAATTCCTGCGGAAGATAAAACAGGTGCACGTAAGACCTTGTGTATTTCGTCACAAGTGGGCTGTGCATTGGATTGTTCATTCTGTTCGACGGGTAAACAAGGTTTCCAGCGTGATTTAACGCCAGCAGAAATTATTGGTCAATTGTGGATGGCAAACTATTCCTATATGGAAGATGTACCTGTCGCTGAACGTGAGCGTACTGTGACTAATGTGGTCATGATGGGTATGGGTGAGCCTTTACTCAACTATGATGCTGTACTGAGTTCAATGCAGTTAATGTTGGACGACTTCGCTTATGGCATGTCGAAGCGCCGTGTAACTTTATCAACATCTGGTGTTGTACCTAAGATCGATCAATTGGCGCAAGATATTGATGTCGCTTTGGCGATTTCTTTACACGCACCAAATGATGAGCTCCGTAATGAATTGGTCCCGATTAATAAAAAATATCCATTACAACAATTGATTGCAGCTTGCCAGCGCTATCTCGCAAAAGATGGCAATGAAAGTTCTCGTCGACATGTTACGATCGAATACGTGATGCTCGATGGTGTCAATGACAAACCTGAGCATGCGCAACAGTTATTAAAACTGTTAAAAAATCTACCGAGTAAGATCAATCTTATTCCATTTAACCCGTTCCCGCATGCGCCGTATGGTCGTTCGAGTCGTAACCGTATTATCGCTTTCCAAAAAACTTTGTCGGATGCCGGATTTGTGTGTACGATTCGTCAGACACGTGGTGATGATATTGATGCTGCGTGTGGACAGTTGGTAGGACAGGTTGCTGACCGTACCCGTCGTGCTGAACAATGGAAAAAGAAAGTGGCGCAACAACAAGAAATTTTGCGCACACAAGGATAA
- the ndk gene encoding nucleoside-diphosphate kinase translates to MAIERTLSIVKPDAVSKNHIGDIFARFEKSGLKIVATKMKHLSQADAEGFYAEHKERGFFADLVAFMTSGPVVVSVLEGENAVLAHREILGATNPKEAAPGTIRADFAVSIDENAAHGSDSVASAEREIAYFFADNEICPRTR, encoded by the coding sequence ATGGCGATTGAACGTACTTTATCTATCGTAAAACCAGATGCAGTTTCTAAAAACCACATCGGCGACATCTTTGCTCGTTTCGAAAAGTCAGGTTTGAAAATCGTTGCAACTAAAATGAAACACCTTTCTCAAGCTGATGCTGAAGGTTTCTATGCTGAGCACAAAGAACGTGGTTTCTTTGCTGACCTAGTTGCATTCATGACTTCTGGTCCAGTTGTTGTTTCAGTTCTTGAAGGCGAAAACGCAGTTCTTGCTCACCGCGAAATCTTAGGTGCGACTAACCCTAAAGAAGCTGCTCCTGGCACAATCCGCGCTGACTTCGCTGTAAGCATCGACGAAAATGCTGCTCACGGTTCTGACTCAGTTGCTTCTGCTGAGCGTGAAATTGCTTACTTCTTTGCTGATAACGAGATTTGCCCACGCACTCGTTAA
- the iscX gene encoding Fe-S cluster assembly protein IscX, with amino-acid sequence MGLRWTDTIDIAIELTEAHPDVDPQWIRFTDLHAWVCALPDFSDDPNKSTEGLLEAIQMAWLDEVR; translated from the coding sequence ATGGGCTTACGTTGGACAGATACGATTGATATTGCGATTGAACTCACCGAAGCACACCCAGATGTAGATCCACAATGGATTCGTTTTACCGATTTACATGCATGGGTTTGTGCTTTGCCTGACTTTAGTGATGACCCAAATAAGTCAACTGAAGGTTTGCTCGAAGCCATTCAAATGGCATGGCTAGATGAAGTTCGTTAA
- a CDS encoding phosphatase PAP2 family protein, giving the protein MNLQNAKIKILDLDLKGCVYLNHLSHSQRVALFFKTISRLGDGPFWYVMLLSVWAMQGLAYGLQILYVIAAGSVGTLIYKFLKNKTTRPRPYQVHQVIVLGERALDHFSFPSGHTLHAVMVTITLGYIQPLLLLLMLPFTILVALSRMVLGLHYPSDVIVGAMIGASVASAIILLAPSFNIAL; this is encoded by the coding sequence ATGAATCTTCAAAATGCAAAAATAAAAATACTTGATTTAGATTTAAAAGGGTGTGTCTACCTTAATCATCTCTCCCATTCGCAGCGAGTCGCTTTATTTTTTAAAACGATCAGTCGTTTGGGGGATGGACCATTTTGGTATGTCATGTTGTTATCAGTCTGGGCAATGCAAGGTTTGGCATACGGGCTGCAAATTTTGTATGTGATTGCTGCGGGTTCCGTCGGAACCTTGATCTATAAATTTTTGAAAAATAAAACCACACGTCCAAGACCTTATCAGGTGCATCAAGTGATTGTCTTGGGCGAACGGGCACTCGATCATTTTAGTTTTCCATCAGGTCATACTTTACATGCAGTGATGGTGACCATCACTTTGGGTTATATTCAACCTCTACTATTGCTGTTAATGTTGCCATTCACCATTTTGGTTGCCTTGTCACGTATGGTCTTAGGTCTGCATTATCCGAGTGATGTGATTGTGGGTGCGATGATTGGTGCATCAGTTGCCAGTGCGATTATTTTGTTGGCACCCAGCTTTAATATCGCATTGTAA